The nucleotide window GCAAACCAAATTTTAAATGTGGCACATCGGGGAGCATCTGGATATGCACCGGAGCACACACTCACTTCCTATGAATTGGGTGAGAAGATGAAAGGAGACTACATAGAAGTCGACCTTCAAATGACAAAGGATGGCCAATTGATTGCCATGCATGATGAAACATTGGACCGGACAACAAACGGAACCGGACTCGTCAAGGACTATACGCTGGATGAAATCAAAAAGCTGGATGCCGGCTCATGGTTCAATGAAAAATATCCGGACTATGCAAAAGAGGAATATGCAGGACTGAAAGTGCCAACACTTGAAGAAGTGATCCAGAAATTCGGCAAGGATGCCCGCTACTATATCGAGACAAAATCGCCTGAAGTATACCCAGGGATGGAAGAAAAATTGTTAGAAATACTTGAAGAGTATAAGTTAACAGGAGTTAATGCTCCTTCCAGCAAAGTTTTGATCCAATCCTTCAGCCCTGAAAGCCTGAAGAAGATTCATGATTTAAATCCTGATATCCCGCTTATCCAATTATTATGGTATGACGAGACAGCAGCCATTACAGATGCTGAACTAGAGGAATATAAAACATACAGCATCGGACTGGGCATGA belongs to Mesobacillus sp. AQ2 and includes:
- a CDS encoding glycerophosphodiester phosphodiesterase, with translation MKPIFRNILMSAALIGIGSGIVDSAAAAEPVDPSLTANQILNVAHRGASGYAPEHTLTSYELGEKMKGDYIEVDLQMTKDGQLIAMHDETLDRTTNGTGLVKDYTLDEIKKLDAGSWFNEKYPDYAKEEYAGLKVPTLEEVIQKFGKDARYYIETKSPEVYPGMEEKLLEILEEYKLTGVNAPSSKVLIQSFSPESLKKIHDLNPDIPLIQLLWYDETAAITDAELEEYKTYSIGLGMNFNRIDEAYVQKVREYNLLIHPYTVNEKEDMRKLLDWGVTGMFTNFPDRLQEVLHEKNNTH